Part of the Permianibacter fluminis genome, CTGGTCAGCGTGTGCGGAGTCCGCGCCGGCAGCGTTTCCGGCAGGCGCAGTGCCAGCTCGGTCGGATCGAGTGCGGCCAGCAGCACCCGGCCCATCGAGGCGCAATATGCCGGCAGCCGGGCGCCAATGCCGAGACTGATCGTCATCACTTTGCGCACCGGCACCCGCTGCACGTAAACAATGTCGCTGCCATCGAGCACCGACAGCGAACAGGATTCGTGTACCTGCTGGGCCAGCTCTTCCATGAAGGGCAGCGCCAGATCGGTGAATGGCAGCGACGACAGGTAGCTGAAGCCGAGTTCGAGAATGCGCGGGCTCAGATAAAACTGCCGGCCCTGCTGGCCGACAAAGCCGAGGAATTGCAGGGTCAGCAAGACCCGCCGGACCACGGCCCGCGACAGGCCGGTAATTTCGGCAATCTCGGACAGGGTCATGGCCGGGTTTTCCCGGCTGAAGGCGCGGATCACATCGAGGCCGCGATGCAGCGACTGGATGTAGTCCGGGCTGTCATCAAAGGCGACCGGGGTCGCACTGGTGGTTTCGGGATGGTTGTCCATAGTGGCAGCGTCCATCAGGGCAGGGTCCATCATTGAGGGCAAAGGAAAGGTCATTGACAGGCAAAGGTAAGGGCTTTTACAGTTGTTCGCAATAAGAATAACAGTGCGAATATCGCACATAATTCAAGTGAGGTGCCTGCCCGGGTCGACCCCGGACGGGATGGACTAGCACCGGCGACAACCGGCCACGAGGGACCGACCCCGACCATGCTTCCCGAACGGCAAACCGTGCTGCACAGCTGGTGCAGGCAGACGGAATGGGACGCGCCCACCGTCACCGGGGGCGCGGGCGCCCGCTTTTTCACCGCGGATGGCCGGGCCATTCTCGACATGAGCAGCCTGGCCGAATGCAACAACCTCGGCCACCAGCATCCTCACGTTGTCGCCGCCATCAAGGCGCAAGCCAGCCAGCTCTGTTTTGTCACCAATGCCTGGGGCGCCGAACCGCGCGCCCGACTGGCGGAATTGCTGCTGGAGAAAAGTGGTTTTGATGGTGGCCGGGTGTTCTTCACGCTCGGGGGTGCCGACGCCAACGAAAACGCCATCAAATTTGCCCGTCAGGCGCGCGGTTTGCCGCGCGGCTGGGCCATCACCCGCGATCGTTCCTACCACGGCGCCAGCTACGCCGCGATGGCCCTGTCCGGCGACAGTCGCACCCGTCAGCAAGTCGATCCGGAAGCGCATCGGGTGCTGCAGGCGTGGCCGCCGTATGGCTATCGCTGTCCGTTTGCCAGCGACAGCGTCAGTGAATGCGCGCAACTCGCGGCCGATCAAATCGCCGCACTGATTGATGATCACACCGACGATCCGGTCGCGGCCGTGTTGATGGAACCGAATGCCGGCACCAACGGCATTGTCGCGCCCGACAACTATTGGCCTGCGCTGCGCGAACTGACTCGCAAGCGTGGCGTGCTGCTGATTGCCGATGAAGTGATGAGCGGCTTCGGTCGCTGTGGCCAGTGGTTTGCCTGGCAGCGCTACGGCGACGAAAACCGGCCCGATCTGATGACGCTGGCCAAAGGCTTGACCGGCGCCCATGTGCCGCTGGGTGCCGTGGTCGTGTCCGCCGACGTGGCGCGCGTGCTGGCGCCGCAAATGCTCTACACCGGCCTGACCTACTGCGGTCATCCGCTCGCCTGTGCGGCTGGCGTGGCCGCCGTCGAAAGCTATCAAAACGAAAATCTGATTGAGCGCTCGCGCGTGCTCGGCGAGCAGATGTTCCGATCCCTGCAAGGCTTGCAGCGCAAGCATGCGGTCATCGGTGAAGTGCGCGGTGGTCATGGCTTGTT contains:
- a CDS encoding IclR family transcriptional regulator domain-containing protein, which translates into the protein MDAATMDNHPETTSATPVAFDDSPDYIQSLHRGLDVIRAFSRENPAMTLSEIAEITGLSRAVVRRVLLTLQFLGFVGQQGRQFYLSPRILELGFSYLSSLPFTDLALPFMEELAQQVHESCSLSVLDGSDIVYVQRVPVRKVMTISLGIGARLPAYCASMGRVLLAALDPTELALRLPETLPARTPHTLTSRSAVLREIAQVREQGFAYVEQELELGLCSLSVPVRDRNHRVIAALNIGMAFRTGARDRAIHELLPALRETASQIEKAMPNDWTRGKGHR
- a CDS encoding aminotransferase family protein, which produces MLPERQTVLHSWCRQTEWDAPTVTGGAGARFFTADGRAILDMSSLAECNNLGHQHPHVVAAIKAQASQLCFVTNAWGAEPRARLAELLLEKSGFDGGRVFFTLGGADANENAIKFARQARGLPRGWAITRDRSYHGASYAAMALSGDSRTRQQVDPEAHRVLQAWPPYGYRCPFASDSVSECAQLAADQIAALIDDHTDDPVAAVLMEPNAGTNGIVAPDNYWPALRELTRKRGVLLIADEVMSGFGRCGQWFAWQRYGDENRPDLMTLAKGLTGAHVPLGAVVVSADVARVLAPQMLYTGLTYCGHPLACAAGVAAVESYQNENLIERSRVLGEQMFRSLQGLQRKHAVIGEVRGGHGLFAVVELIRNRASKEPLAPWPESHPALKELVRSGLAANVSFATRGNLIILAPPLVISEPDLGDAIALLDRLLGELGQTLANDGTANAVNDNRV